The genomic window TAGACGGGGGGCTGATGGAAGCCGGTGAGTTCGGCGAGGACCTTGTAGGTCTGATTGAGGGTGTGCCGCTGGCCGCAGGCCACATTGAAGACACGTCCGGCCACCTTTTCCGCAGGTGCGGCGGCGGCGAGAAGATTGGCGGAAACGGCATTTTCCACATAGGTGAAATCACGGCCCTGTTCGCCGTCGCCGAAGATGGTGGGCTGCTGGCCGTGGAGCATCTGGAGGGCAAATTTCGCCATGACGCCGCTGTAAGGAGAGTTGGGGTCCTGGCGGGGACCGAAGATGTTGAAATAGCGCAGGCAGACGGTTTCAATACCATAGACCTGCCAATAGCTGCGCATGTAGAGCTCACCGGCCATTTTCTGGACGGGGTAAGGGGCAATGGGCATGGGCACCATGGTCTCTACACGCGGAAAGCCTGGCTGGTTTCCATAGGCAGAGGAGGAGGCAGCGTAGAGGATGCGTCTGACTCCAGCTGCGCGTGCGCCTTCGAGCACGTGGAAGGTGCCGTCGATGTTGGCGGTGTGGCTGGTGCGGGGGTCTTTGATGGAGCGGGGAACGGAGGGCAGCGCACCCTGGTGAAAGATGATCTCGACCCCCTGACAGGCCCGCGCGACGGCGGCCTGGTCGCGCAAATCGCCCTCAATGAATTCGATGCGGTCCAGAAATCCGGAGAGGTTTTCCCGGTGTCCGGTTTCAAAATTATCAAAGCCGCGGACGGTTTCTCCGCGTTCTACGAGTGCTTGCGTGATCCAGGAACCAATAAAACCAGCGCATCCGGTGACCAAATAACGTGCCATCTTTTTATGGTACCGGGAGAGAGAGGACTTGCAGAAATGAGAAGAAGGCCCACACATCGCGCGGAGGAGACGGGATGCGTGGGCCGGGAAGCCAGCTTCAGAAGGTAATTTTTCCGCCAAGCTGGAGAATGCGTCCAGGCCGGGCCGATGTGATTTTGCCGAAGTTGGTATTCGGGCTGGGGGGCTGGTCGTTGACGTTGCGGTCGACAGCGCCGGTGCCGGGTCCGCTTGCAGCCGCCGAGGGCGAGCTGGGATCGACGCCCCATTGGGTGTGGTTGAAGGTGTTGAAGGACTCAAGACGGAGCTGGAAGTTCACCCTTTCACCGAAGGAGAAGTTCTTGAGCAGGCCCATGTCCCAGTTATTGATGCCGGGGTCACGGAGGATATTGCGTCCGCTGTTGCCGAAGGCACCGGCCAAGGGCTGAGAGAAGGCCGCGGTATTGAACCACTGGTTGATGCTCTTATGGAAGCCCTTGTTGGGGTTGCCCACGACATTGGCCCGCTGGTTGTAGGCTTCCAGCAAGCCGAAGCTGTCATTGGCCATGACAGAGAAGGGGAAGCCGCGCTGGAAGGTGCCGATGCCGGTAAGCTGCCATCCGCCCAGAGCGAGGTCCGTCGCCTTGTTGGCGTTGGTCAGAAAGCGCTTGCCCTTTCCGATGGGCAGGTTGGCCACATAGCTGACGACAAAGCGATGGTCTACGTCGAAATCAGACCGGGCATAGTCGAGCTTGGGATTGTGGTCGTCCATGTGCCCGGCAAAGCCGTTGGTGGCCCCGATGCCGGCGGCGGCGGACTTGTCGTCCATGCTGCGCGCATAGGTGTAGACGGCAAGCAGGGCAAGGTCGTTGGTGCGACGCTCCAGCTTTACGTTGCCAGCGTTGTAGTTGGAGTAGCCGTCCCAGCGGCTGTCGAGGGTGCCGGTGGTGTTGGTGAAGTTGAGATAAGGCACACGGGCACGCGCCGGGCAATCCCCTGCGGTGGGGTTGGTCTGGCAAAGCGCAGGGTCCGAAGCGGGATAGGGTTGGTTGATGTTCGTGCGGTCCAGCAGGTGGGTCCCTTTGTTGCCGACGTAGTTGATTTCCAGAGTGGTGTTGGGGGCCAGTTCGCGCTCAACAGACAGAGACCACTGCTGCACGTAGGGATTGATGGGGTGTTCTGAGATGATGACGGCGATGAACTGGCTGCCCGCCGGATAGGTGGTCCCGTTATTGGAGCCGACGGCAACGGGCAGGAGCGTGCTGGTGACAGGGAAGAGGTTATTGGTGAGCTTGGGAACGTTGGGGTTTGTGGTGGGCGACAGACTGGTGCGAATGACAAAGGGATAGAGGTCACCAGAGTCGTCAATCTCGCGCGTTTCCGAGGAATCAAAGAAGATGCCATAGCCGCCGCGGACGACCATCTTGTTATCAATCGAAGGCCGATAGGCAAAGCCAATGCGCGGAGCAAAGGTGAGATACGACGGGTCGCGAGGATTGTTGCGTCCGCAGTAGCGATAAAAGCCGTTGCCGGCGGGCGCGATGCCATCGGTGAGCAGGGCCTGATTGGCAAAGCACAGACCGCCGCCGGTGTTCTGGGTGTCAATCCAGAACATCTTGTTGTCCTGCTCGAAGGGGATGGTGCGGAAGTCCCAGCGCAGGCCCAGATTGAGGGTCAGGTTGGGAGTGGCCTTCCAGTCGTCCTGAAAGTAAGGCCCGATGTATTTGAAGTGATAACGGTTGGTGTTTCCAGGATTGCCGGTGGTGGGGCTGAAGGGGCCGGGCTGGAAGGTGCTGGCGCCGCCATAATAGCCCAGCAGAAAGTCTGCCACAGCATTGCCGGTGCCACAGTAAGGGGTTGTGCAGTTGTTGGTGCCATTGTTGCCGTTCTGCAGGACCGTGGTGTTGTTGAAGGTGTAGCTGCCCAGGAAGTTGGTGGAAAGATCGCGCTTCTGCACCCATGTACGGAAGTCAAAGCCCATGCTGAAAGAGTGGCTGCCGTGAATCAGAGAGAACGAATCGGCGTATTCCCACATGGGGATGTCGCTGGTGGTGGGGTTGTTCCCGGGACTGCCGACACCGCCGCTCAGATTCTGGAGCGAGATGCCGGGATAGCCGCGAGCATAATTGGGCAGGTTGGTGAAGACGCCGGTGAGGCCAAGTGCATCCACGTCTGACTGCGGTGCGGGGCTGTCGCCCTGAATGACGGTGGCGCCGAGATATCCGACGCGGAAGTTATTGATGATGTTATGGCCAAGGGGGATGGTGTGAGAGATCTCCCAACTGGTGGAATCTTCGTTAAAGATGTTGAGGCCGGCGGGGATGGAAACGGTGCTGGCGGTTTCCAGCCCGTAGTTGGCTTTGGTGTAGCGGAAGAAGACAGAGCCGAGTTTTCCCAGGTTCTGGTCAAGGCGATAGGTCTGCTGGTCGGTGTCATTGGGCAGATTCACGTTCAGGTGATAGTTGCCCAGAGGGTTTGTGGAATTCGGGGCGGGAAAGAGTTTGGCCGTGACATTCGCCAGCCGGCTGAAGCGGCTGGAAGGGATGACGTTTCCAGGAAAGGGCTGGCCCGTAGTGGGGTCAATCGGCATACAGGCGTTGTTACTGTTCAAGGCAGCGGTGCAGGCCGGGGTGCCGAAGGCGGGCAGGCCTGAGGAGGCAAAGTTGCCGGCCACCTGCGCGGGGTCCGGAACATTGTAGTAATTACTGGTACCGTTGATGATGCGCCACCCCTCATAGTTGGCGAGAAAGAAGGTCCGGTTGCGCCCATCATAAAGCTTGGGGACCCAGACGGGGCCATCGAGCACATAACCGAACTGGTTCTGGCGCAGGCGCGGTTTTACGGGCTGAAAGTGCGTGCTGGCATCGAAGGCATCGTTGCGCGCGAATTCAAATACTGAACCGTGGAACTGATTGCCGCCGCTCTTGCTGACGATGTTGACCTGGTTGGCGCTGAAGCCGTATTCGGCAGAATACGTCTCGCTCTGAACTTTGAATTCCTGAATGGCGTCCTGGGAGAGAATGACGGCCGGAGTGTTCAGGGCGGTGTCCGTATTCACCATACCGTCGAGGGTGTAGTTGTTCGATTCTGGACGCGCGCCATTGATGCTGATGGCGTTGCCTTCACCCTGGCGCATCTGGCCTTGCTCGCCGACGGTCTGGACGGCGCCGGCGCCGATGAAGAGCAGGTTGAGGAAGTTACGGCCATTCAAGGGCAGCTGGTTGACCTGCTTCTGGCTGACGAGCTGGGAGACGGCCGAGGTGTCCGTGTCGAGCGCAACAGCACCGGCACTGACCTGAATGGTTTCTGCGGCGGCGCCAGGCTTGAGAGTAAAGTTCACGCGCGCCTGCTGCGCGACCACGAGGGTAATATTGCTGACCTGTTGGCTACCGAATCCGGTTGCGTTGACCGTCACCGAATAGGGGCCGGGCTGCAGGTCCGGAACCGAGTAGTCTCCTGATGCGGTGGTCTGGGTCTGATGGGAGATCCCTGTCGCTGTATTTGTAACAACGACGGTTGCATTGGGCAGGACGGCCCCGGTGGAGTCAGTGACTGTGCCGAGGATGGTCCCGGTTGCGGTTCCCTGACCATAGACTGTGCTGAGCATTCCTGGTCCGAAGAAGACGGAAAGGATGCAGAGCAGACAACTGATTTTGCGAATCATCGAGCGCCTCCCGAAATGGTTCTTTCTGCGGTAAGACCGAAAAAATGGCCTGGGCTGATGTGAGTTTTTCCAGGCAGGCGGCAAGGTAGTCTCTGGAAAGTTCGTCTGTCAAGAGAAAAATTTATTCTCAAATGAAACAAACATATACCGGGCTTCGGGAAGCGCCATCGCGCTGAAACGGGAGCAACGGGGCAGGGAACGTGCAAGATAGAGCAAGGCAGAGCGATTGTCTGCAGGTAAGGGGATTTTCTTAAGGAAAACACGAGGAATGAGGGGCGGGAACACGCCGCGTTTTTTGGCGCGAATCTCAAATGAGAAACATTTTCCTTCCACACCATTGAGTGCGCGTGCTATGCTTCAGGACGCTTCCGGGAAGATGTATTTCTGCTCTTCCCGCCAACTTCCCGAGCAGGAGTGAAAGGACCATTTGCATGAAAGCGTTGTTGGCAGCAGGTGTGTTGTTTGTGGGGTTCTCTGTGGCTGGAGCACAGAACAGTGTGGACCCGCTGAAGAAGGGTTTTGAAAATCCGCCGGAGAGTGCGCGGCCGCGTGTGTGGTGGCACTGGATGAACGGCAATATTTCGAAAGAGGGAATCAAGCTGGACCTGGAATGGATGCACCGTGTTGGGATTGCCGGGTTCCAGAATTTTGACGCGGCGCTGGCGACGCCGCAGGTGGTGCCGCACCGGCTGGCGTATATGACTCCGGAATGGAAGGACGCCTTCCGCTATGCAATTGGACTGGGCGACCAGCTTGGGATGGAGATGGCGATTGCGGGATCTCCGGGATGGAGCGAAACGGGTGGTCCGTGGGTGCCACCGTCGCAGGGCATGAAGAAGTATGTGTGGAGTGAGACGGTGGTGGAGGGAGGCAAACCATTTACCGGAACCCTGCCGCATCCACCATCGAACACGGGCGCGTTCCAGAACATTGGCGTGCGGGACATGCTGGAGGCTCCGGAGGGACACAAGACGCCACAGTTTTATGCAGACGCGGCGGTGGTTGCGTACCGTATGCCTGCGGAGGACGTTTCGATCGAAGACCTTCATGCCAGGATTACGGCGAGTGCGGGCGCTCCGGACACGGCCATGCTGCGCGATGGAGACCTGGAACACACGACGAAGCTGCCGATCCCGGCCGAGGGGCAGAGTGCGTGGATCCAGTATGAGTTTCCGCAGCCGGAGACGATGCGCTCGATCACGATTGTGACCAAGGGGGTGAACTGGATCACCGCCATGGTGGCAGGGATTGGAAATCCTGAGAAGTCGCTGGAGGCGAGCGATGACGGACAGAACTGGAGGGAGATTGTCAAGCTGCCAGATGGAGGCTCTCCGGAGCACACGGTTTCATTTCCTGCGGTAAAGGCGAAGTATTTCCGCGTCGTCTTCCGGCGCGTGCCGCCGCCGCCGCGGCCGGCCTGGGCCGAGGGCATTGATCCGAAATCGCTGGGTTTCCATCTGCCGCCTACGCCGACGGACTACGAAATTGCCGAACTGGTCCTGCATCCGGGTGCACGTGTGAACCACTTTGAAGACAAGGCGGCATTTGCGCCCGTGCCGGACCTCTATGAGTTTGCAACGCCGCCTGTGGATGCTGGCGAGGCGGTAGCAAAAAATGATGTGATTGACCTGACCGCAAAGATGAAGCCCGATGGCACGCTCGACTGGACACCACCGCCGGGCAGGTGGGTGGTACTGCGCATCGGGTATTCCCTGCTGGGGATCACAAACCATCCGGCGACGGCTGAGGCGACGGGGCTGGAAGTGGACAAGCTGAACCATGTGTACGTGAAGAACTACATGGACCATTACCTGGACAGCTATCAAGAGACCGTCGGCGCGGAGATGATGGGCAAGCGCGGCATTCAGTATGTGATTACCGATAGCTGGGAGGCGGGATCACAAAACTGGACCGATGACATGCTGGAACAGTTTCAAAAGCGGCGTGGATATGATCCAAGGCCGTGGCTGCCGGTCCTGGCCGGACACATTGTGGAAAGCTCCGAGGCCAGCGACCGCTTTTTGTGGGACTTCCGCAAGACGATTGCCGACCTGATTGCCGATGAGCACTATGGGCAGGTGCAGGCATCGCTCAAAGAGCGCGGCATCGGCCATTATGGCGAGTCGCATGAGAGCGGACGCGCCTTTGTGGCCGATGGCATGGAAGTGAAGAAGCTCGATGATGTTCCCATGAGTGCGATGTGGACACAGGTACCGGGTGTTTACAAGGAGCAGTACGGCTATGACGCAGATGATCGCGAGTCGGCATCGGTGGCGCACATTTATGGGCAGAACATTGCTGCGGCAGAATCGCTGACTGCGGCAGCGGCGCCGTGGGCGTGGTCTCCGGCGACGCTGAAACCGGTGGCGGACCAGGAGCTTCTGAACGGGATCAACCGTTTCGTGATTCACGAGTCTGCGCACCAGCCTCTGGTGGGCAAAGCGCCGGGGTTGACCCTTGGGCCTTTCGGACAATGGTTCAACCGCAATGAAACATGGGCGGAGGAAGCCGGGCCGTGGATGGATTATCTGGCACGCAGCAGCTACATGCTGCAGCAGGGGCATTTCGGCGCGGACCTGGTGTACTTCTACGGCGAAGACTCGAACCTGACGGCAATTTTCGCCAACAAGCCGCCGGAGGTCCCTGCGGGCCACGGCTTTGATTACATCAATGCTGATGGCCTGATCCATGAGCTGAGTGTTTCCGACGGGCGTATGACGACCAGGAGCGGCATGAGCTATCGCGTGCTGGGGCTGGACCCTTACAGCAGGCACATGTCCCTGCCCGTGCTGCAGGCCATTTACAAGCTGGTGGAAGAAGGCGCAGTGGTGGCCGGGCCGAAGCCGGTGGATGACCCGAGCCTGGCCGATGATCAGGCTGCATTCCGCAGGCTCAGCGACGAGCTCTTTGGCGATGGTAGCGGCGTGCATCATGTGGGCAAAGGCACGGTGTATGCAGGCGCAAACCTGAAGGAGGTCTTCGATGCTCTGAAGCTGGCGCCGGATTTTGACTGCACTGGGGCCGAAGGCGAGAACGCCATCCGGTTTGCGCACCGCAGGCTGGGCAACGGGGACATCTATTTCGTAGACAACCAGAGCGACCGTCCGCAGAAGATTGAGGCAACGTTCCGGGTGGCCGGATATGCGCCGGAGCTGTGGTATGCGGAGACCGGGAAAGCAAAACCGGTGTCCTACAGGACCGTGGACGGGCGCACGACGGTCCCACTGCAGATGGAGCCCTGGGGCACCGTGTTTGTGGTCTTCCGCAAGAAGGCAGCGGCCAGTTCGCGCACCCTGCCGGACCCGGTGGAGACACAAGTCGCGACGGTGGAGGGGCCGTGGACGGTCAGCTTCCAACCGGACCGCGGAGCACCGGCGAGCATTACGCTCGACCATTTGTCTTCCTGGAGCGAAAATGCGGACCCGGGGGTGAAGTATTTCTCCGGAACAGGGACCTATACGAAGACCATCCAGGCCCCGGCGAGCTGGTTCAAGAAGGGCGCATCTGTCTGGATTGATCTAGGCGATGTGAAGAACCTGGCTGAGGTAAGCGTCAACGGAAAGGACCTGGGCGTGGTCTGGCATGGTCCTTATCGCGTCGACGCCACCAGCGCCCTGAAGCCGGGCGCCAATCAGCTGACGATCAAGGTCACCAATTCCTGGGTCAACCGCCTGATTGGCGACCAGCAACCGGACGCAACCACCAAATACACATTCACGGACGTAAAGCCGTACAAGGCCGACTCTCCGCTGCTGCCTTCGGGCCTGCTGGGGCCGGTGCGGGTGTACGCGGTTTCTGAGTAAACGCATGGGCCTGCATTGTTGCCCTCAGGGGCAGATGCGGGCCTTGTCTGTTTCTGATTAGGGCAATTTACAGCAGTCGCCAGCGGAAGGCGGCTCGTCGCTGCTTGACTCCAGGGCGACTTTCCACGACCCGTCAGGCTGTCTTTTCCAGATGGTCAGGTATCGGCCTGATGTTGTTACCGGGTTGCCGTTGTGGTCTTTGGCCCGGCCCTCATAGTGTCCCCAGGTATAACCCATGTCGCCGGAGGGAGAGAGCTGGCCGCCCTGCGGTGTCCAGGTGAGCTGATAGTCCTTTGGGTCCCAGGTGGCCTGAGCGGCGATGGCGGCACGTCCACGGACGGGGGCCTTGCCATTGGCGAGCGTGACACCGTCGTCGGCAAACCAGGAGGCAAAGGCTTTGCCACCTCCCCGGGCGGTCTCCTGCGCGAACCTTGCTTCAAGCTGGTAAAGGAAAGCGACTCCGGGGGAGAGTGTCGGGTCCGTGAGAGCGGCGCTCATGTTGGAGGAGGGTGCCGGTTTGGCCAAAGGGTCCAGTTGAAGCTGCTGTGCCAGGAGCGGAACGCAAGCCATCAGGCAGAGAAAAGACCAACGCATTCTGAAAATCTGGACCTCCCACTGGCTTTATGCTACGCCGTTTTTTTCTGATACTGTGGTAGGTCTTCTGCATTCCATGAAAGAGAAAAGAGCCATAAAAACGGCGGCGGGTGGAATTTTGTGCGCCGGTCTGTATCTGGCGGGGCTGGCCCTGCATGGATGGCAGCCCTCGGTGCTCCTTCGCCTGCTGGCGCTGCTGGCTTTTTCTGCCATCGCTTTTCGCCGCAGGAGATTGACGGTGTGGATCGTCTGGGGAATGCTGGCGGGTCTGGAGCTGGGCACAGATGCTCCGCAGGCCGCCCTGCAGGCGAAGGTCTTCAGCGATATTTTTTTGCGGTTGATTCAGGTCATCGTTGCTCCGTTGATTCTGGGCACGCTGATTACCGGCATTGCAGGCCATGGGGAAATACGCAGTGTGGGACGGATGGGGCTGAAGTCGCTGGTTTATTTTGAAGTGTTGACGACGGTGGCGCTGGTCCTCGGGCTGCTGGCAATCAACCTATCGAAGGCCGGCGAAGGGCTTTCGTCGCTGCCGATGCCGCGGCAGATGGAGGGCCAGGTCCGCGTGGAGGTGCGTGCGGGGTTTTCGCAGACGGAGCCAGCGGCGCTTTCCTGGCAGCAATTTCTGCTGCGCGCCTTTCCTGAGAACATCGCCAAATCCATTGCCGAGGACCAGATCCTTCAGGTGGCGGTCTTTGCCCTGATGTTTGGGCTGGCGCTGGGACGTCTGAAAGAAGAGCAGCGCACTCCGCTGTTGCGGGTGGCTGAGTCGCTGACGCAGACGATGTTTGCTTTTACCAACCTGGTCATGTACTACGCGCCGATTGGTGTGGGGGCGGCGCTGGCCTACACAGTGGCCCACGCGGGGCTGGGGGTGATGGCGAACCTGGTGAAGCTGGTGGCCACACTGTACCTTGCGCTGGCTGCGTTTGTGTTGCTGGCGATGCTGCCTGCGGCCTTGCTGGCGCGCGTTCCTCTGCGGGAGTTTCTTGCCGCGGTGGCAGAGCCGGCGACCATTGCCTTTGCCACCAGCACCTCAGAGGCGGCGCTGCCCAGCGCGATGGAGGCGATGGAGGCCTTTGGAGTGCCTCGGCGGATGGTGGCCTTCGTGATTCCCACCGGCTACAGCTTCAATCTGGCCGGGTCAGCGCTGTATCTGGCAATCGCTGCGGTCTTTGTGGCGCAGGCCGGAGGCATGCATCTGGACTGGAAGCAACAGCTCTTTATGCTTGGAGTGCTGATGCTGATGAGCAAAGGGGTGGCCGGGGTACCGCGTGCCGTGCTGGTGGTGCTGCTGGCGACCTCCTCGGTCTTCCATCTTCCGCAGGAGCCGATCTTTCTGATCCTGGGAATTGACGCCATCATGGACATGGGACGGACGGCGGTCAATGTGGCGGGCAACTGTCTGGCGTCGGCGGTGGTGGCCAGGTGGGAAGGAGAGTTTCGCGCAGAAAGTGCGGAGGGCGAAGGACTTGCGGTCCAACCCGGCTGATGCTGCCCATTTCTTGATATACTTGGCATTCAGAGGATTTACCTTTTCCGTTTCGATGAAGGCCCGATGCAGCGGGTCTTTTTTGATAGGCAGAGGTGGCGCCTGAGACGAAGTTGGGACGGGCGTCCGGATCACTGAATGGGACATTTACTCGACACTATCCACTCGCCAGCCGACCTGAAAAAACTCTCTGTGGCCGAACTGGAACCACTGGCACAGGAAATTCGTGAGCGGCTCATCCGTACACTCTCCAAAACCGGCGGGCATCTGGGGCCGAACCTGGGTGTTGTAGAGCTGACGCTTGCGATGCACTACGTCTTTGAAACTCCGAAGGACAAATTTGTCTTTGATGTGAGCCATCAGGCCTATGTGCACAAGCTGCTGACGGGGCGCCGCGAGCAGTTTGAGACCATCCGGCAGCCAGGCGGCCTGAATGGATTTATGCTGCGTACGGAAAGCGAACACGACTGCTATGGTGCAGGCCATGCGGGCACAGCGCTTTCCGCGGCCCTGGGCATGGCGGTGGCGCGCGACCTGGCCGGAGGCAAAGAGCACGTTGTTGCGCTGGCCGGAGATGCGGCGTTCACCAATGGCATTTCCTTTGAGGCGCTGAACAACATTGCCGACCAGACAAAGCGCCTGATTGTTGTACTGAATGACAACGAGTGGTCCATTGACCGCAATGTGGGCGCAATCGCGCGCTATCTGCACAAGATTGTGACCAATGAGCGGCTGAACCATCTGCACGAGGGCGCTGCTCGTCTGCTGGAACGGCTGGGGGGCAAGACGGGCAAGACCGCCGTCAACGTGGTGCGCCGGGCCGAGGAAGCCGCCAAGGGGCTGCTGTGGCCTTCGGTGATCTTTGAAGAGTTCGGGCTCACGTATTACGGGCCGCTCGACGGGCACAACATCGGACTGCTGGTGGAGACCTTCCAGTTCCTGAAGACGCAGGAGCGTCCGGTGCTGCTGCACGCCATTACCCAGAAAGGGCGGGGCTTCCAGCCTGCTTTGGACAAGCAGAAGAAATTCCATGGACTGGGCCCGTATGATCCGGAGACAGGCGAGACAAAATCTGCCGGGCAGCCGACCTATTCAGAGGTCTTTGCCAACACTTTGGTCAAGCTGGCCAACGAGAACGACAAGCTGATTGCCATTACCGCGGCCATGCCCAACGGTACGGCGCTGGACCTGTTCCGGCCACACCATCCGAAGAAGTATTTTGACGTGGGCATTGCGGAAGAACATGCCGTCATCTTTGCGGCGGGAATGGCCACGCAGGGATACAGGCCCTTCTGCGCAATCTATTCGACCTTTTTGCAGAGGGCGTTTGATCCGATTGTGCATGACGTCTGTCTCCAGAACTTGCCGGTTGTGTTCTGCATGGACCGCGGCGGACTGAGCGGGGATGAT from Pseudacidobacterium ailaaui includes these protein-coding regions:
- a CDS encoding SDR family oxidoreductase, whose protein sequence is MARYLVTGCAGFIGSWITQALVERGETVRGFDNFETGHRENLSGFLDRIEFIEGDLRDQAAVARACQGVEIIFHQGALPSVPRSIKDPRTSHTANIDGTFHVLEGARAAGVRRILYAASSSAYGNQPGFPRVETMVPMPIAPYPVQKMAGELYMRSYWQVYGIETVCLRYFNIFGPRQDPNSPYSGVMAKFALQMLHGQQPTIFGDGEQGRDFTYVENAVSANLLAAAAPAEKVAGRVFNVACGQRHTLNQTYKVLAELTGFHQPPVYGPPRTGDIQNSLADISAAREAFGYEPSISFEEGLRRTVEWYRQQLKQ
- a CDS encoding TonB-dependent receptor produces the protein MIRKISCLLCILSVFFGPGMLSTVYGQGTATGTILGTVTDSTGAVLPNATVVVTNTATGISHQTQTTASGDYSVPDLQPGPYSVTVNATGFGSQQVSNITLVVAQQARVNFTLKPGAAAETIQVSAGAVALDTDTSAVSQLVSQKQVNQLPLNGRNFLNLLFIGAGAVQTVGEQGQMRQGEGNAISINGARPESNNYTLDGMVNTDTALNTPAVILSQDAIQEFKVQSETYSAEYGFSANQVNIVSKSGGNQFHGSVFEFARNDAFDASTHFQPVKPRLRQNQFGYVLDGPVWVPKLYDGRNRTFFLANYEGWRIINGTSNYYNVPDPAQVAGNFASSGLPAFGTPACTAALNSNNACMPIDPTTGQPFPGNVIPSSRFSRLANVTAKLFPAPNSTNPLGNYHLNVNLPNDTDQQTYRLDQNLGKLGSVFFRYTKANYGLETASTVSIPAGLNIFNEDSTSWEISHTIPLGHNIINNFRVGYLGATVIQGDSPAPQSDVDALGLTGVFTNLPNYARGYPGISLQNLSGGVGSPGNNPTTSDIPMWEYADSFSLIHGSHSFSMGFDFRTWVQKRDLSTNFLGSYTFNNTTVLQNGNNGTNNCTTPYCGTGNAVADFLLGYYGGASTFQPGPFSPTTGNPGNTNRYHFKYIGPYFQDDWKATPNLTLNLGLRWDFRTIPFEQDNKMFWIDTQNTGGGLCFANQALLTDGIAPAGNGFYRYCGRNNPRDPSYLTFAPRIGFAYRPSIDNKMVVRGGYGIFFDSSETREIDDSGDLYPFVIRTSLSPTTNPNVPKLTNNLFPVTSTLLPVAVGSNNGTTYPAGSQFIAVIISEHPINPYVQQWSLSVERELAPNTTLEINYVGNKGTHLLDRTNINQPYPASDPALCQTNPTAGDCPARARVPYLNFTNTTGTLDSRWDGYSNYNAGNVKLERRTNDLALLAVYTYARSMDDKSAAAGIGATNGFAGHMDDHNPKLDYARSDFDVDHRFVVSYVANLPIGKGKRFLTNANKATDLALGGWQLTGIGTFQRGFPFSVMANDSFGLLEAYNQRANVVGNPNKGFHKSINQWFNTAAFSQPLAGAFGNSGRNILRDPGINNWDMGLLKNFSFGERVNFQLRLESFNTFNHTQWGVDPSSPSAAASGPGTGAVDRNVNDQPPSPNTNFGKITSARPGRILQLGGKITF
- a CDS encoding glycosyl hydrolase → MKALLAAGVLFVGFSVAGAQNSVDPLKKGFENPPESARPRVWWHWMNGNISKEGIKLDLEWMHRVGIAGFQNFDAALATPQVVPHRLAYMTPEWKDAFRYAIGLGDQLGMEMAIAGSPGWSETGGPWVPPSQGMKKYVWSETVVEGGKPFTGTLPHPPSNTGAFQNIGVRDMLEAPEGHKTPQFYADAAVVAYRMPAEDVSIEDLHARITASAGAPDTAMLRDGDLEHTTKLPIPAEGQSAWIQYEFPQPETMRSITIVTKGVNWITAMVAGIGNPEKSLEASDDGQNWREIVKLPDGGSPEHTVSFPAVKAKYFRVVFRRVPPPPRPAWAEGIDPKSLGFHLPPTPTDYEIAELVLHPGARVNHFEDKAAFAPVPDLYEFATPPVDAGEAVAKNDVIDLTAKMKPDGTLDWTPPPGRWVVLRIGYSLLGITNHPATAEATGLEVDKLNHVYVKNYMDHYLDSYQETVGAEMMGKRGIQYVITDSWEAGSQNWTDDMLEQFQKRRGYDPRPWLPVLAGHIVESSEASDRFLWDFRKTIADLIADEHYGQVQASLKERGIGHYGESHESGRAFVADGMEVKKLDDVPMSAMWTQVPGVYKEQYGYDADDRESASVAHIYGQNIAAAESLTAAAAPWAWSPATLKPVADQELLNGINRFVIHESAHQPLVGKAPGLTLGPFGQWFNRNETWAEEAGPWMDYLARSSYMLQQGHFGADLVYFYGEDSNLTAIFANKPPEVPAGHGFDYINADGLIHELSVSDGRMTTRSGMSYRVLGLDPYSRHMSLPVLQAIYKLVEEGAVVAGPKPVDDPSLADDQAAFRRLSDELFGDGSGVHHVGKGTVYAGANLKEVFDALKLAPDFDCTGAEGENAIRFAHRRLGNGDIYFVDNQSDRPQKIEATFRVAGYAPELWYAETGKAKPVSYRTVDGRTTVPLQMEPWGTVFVVFRKKAAASSRTLPDPVETQVATVEGPWTVSFQPDRGAPASITLDHLSSWSENADPGVKYFSGTGTYTKTIQAPASWFKKGASVWIDLGDVKNLAEVSVNGKDLGVVWHGPYRVDATSALKPGANQLTIKVTNSWVNRLIGDQQPDATTKYTFTDVKPYKADSPLLPSGLLGPVRVYAVSE
- a CDS encoding YybH family protein — encoded protein: MRWSFLCLMACVPLLAQQLQLDPLAKPAPSSNMSAALTDPTLSPGVAFLYQLEARFAQETARGGGKAFASWFADDGVTLANGKAPVRGRAAIAAQATWDPKDYQLTWTPQGGQLSPSGDMGYTWGHYEGRAKDHNGNPVTTSGRYLTIWKRQPDGSWKVALESSSDEPPSAGDCCKLP
- a CDS encoding dicarboxylate/amino acid:cation symporter — protein: MKEKRAIKTAAGGILCAGLYLAGLALHGWQPSVLLRLLALLAFSAIAFRRRRLTVWIVWGMLAGLELGTDAPQAALQAKVFSDIFLRLIQVIVAPLILGTLITGIAGHGEIRSVGRMGLKSLVYFEVLTTVALVLGLLAINLSKAGEGLSSLPMPRQMEGQVRVEVRAGFSQTEPAALSWQQFLLRAFPENIAKSIAEDQILQVAVFALMFGLALGRLKEEQRTPLLRVAESLTQTMFAFTNLVMYYAPIGVGAALAYTVAHAGLGVMANLVKLVATLYLALAAFVLLAMLPAALLARVPLREFLAAVAEPATIAFATSTSEAALPSAMEAMEAFGVPRRMVAFVIPTGYSFNLAGSALYLAIAAVFVAQAGGMHLDWKQQLFMLGVLMLMSKGVAGVPRAVLVVLLATSSVFHLPQEPIFLILGIDAIMDMGRTAVNVAGNCLASAVVARWEGEFRAESAEGEGLAVQPG
- the dxs gene encoding 1-deoxy-D-xylulose-5-phosphate synthase: MGHLLDTIHSPADLKKLSVAELEPLAQEIRERLIRTLSKTGGHLGPNLGVVELTLAMHYVFETPKDKFVFDVSHQAYVHKLLTGRREQFETIRQPGGLNGFMLRTESEHDCYGAGHAGTALSAALGMAVARDLAGGKEHVVALAGDAAFTNGISFEALNNIADQTKRLIVVLNDNEWSIDRNVGAIARYLHKIVTNERLNHLHEGAARLLERLGGKTGKTAVNVVRRAEEAAKGLLWPSVIFEEFGLTYYGPLDGHNIGLLVETFQFLKTQERPVLLHAITQKGRGFQPALDKQKKFHGLGPYDPETGETKSAGQPTYSEVFANTLVKLANENDKLIAITAAMPNGTALDLFRPHHPKKYFDVGIAEEHAVIFAAGMATQGYRPFCAIYSTFLQRAFDPIVHDVCLQNLPVVFCMDRGGLSGDDGPTHHGLFDISYLRGIPNIVHMVPKDEDELADMLYTAMLHDGPSAVRYPRGTGPGTPVKEHPVAIPIGTAEVIQDGEDVALFGLGALLPMARELAARLEEQGHSAAVINPRFVKPLDREVLARYARRVGVIVTFEDHVLMGGFGSAVMEALNEMQLSAPVVRIGWPDRFIEHGKVEQLRAKYGISVEAALEKLGPYLKRLSRAGVGVR